In Melitaea cinxia chromosome 11, ilMelCinx1.1, whole genome shotgun sequence, a genomic segment contains:
- the LOC123658009 gene encoding uncharacterized protein LOC123658009, giving the protein MNKDNFTKWVTEKLIPNLTKPSLIVMDNAKYHSVQLNKPPTQADRIAVIKEWLQSNNIPYDNNCRKCKLLEAVKNYKSEPKYQIDEILKSHGHEVLRLPPYHCTLNPIELIWGIMKQKVAGKNVNRPASDIKSLTEEAFSQIGIDKWRKSCEHVIKIENQLIEQDRLIEMQEEFYNQHLQNIDPFGCSISIYKRSVRQQLMEIL; this is encoded by the coding sequence AtgaataaagataattttacaaaatgggTTACGGAGAAGTTGATTCCTAATCTTACAAAACCTTCTCTAATTGTCATGGACAACGCCAAGTACCATTCTGTACAACTAAACAAACCACCTACACAAGCCGACCGTATTGCTGTTATAAAAGAATGGCTTCAATCAAACAATATCCCTTACGACAATAATTGTCGTAAATGTAAATTACTGGAAGCAGTGAAAAATTATAAGTCTGAACCTAAATATCAGATAGATGAGATTTTAAAATCACACGGCCACGAAGTCTTGAGGCTCCCACCATATCATTGTACGTTAAACCCCATAGAATTAATCTGGggaataatgaaacaaaaagttGCGGGTAAAAACGTCAATAGACCTGCAAGTGATATAAAATCTTTAACAGAAGAAGCTTTTTCTCAAATAGGGATCGATAAATGGCGAAAATCTTGTgaacatgtaataaaaattgaaaatcagCTCATAGAACAGGATCGATTAATTGAGATGCAGGAGGAATTTTATAATCAACACTTACAAAACATTGACCCTTTTGGCTGCTcaataagtatttataagaGGAGTGTACGACAGCAGCTGatggaaatattataa